The genomic segment CCGCCGATACCGGTGCCCAGGGAAGCCGCAGACAGGGCAGGCAGCGCCGCTCCATGATGAACCGCATCGAGGAGCGCTGGCAGCGCCGCCGCGACGAGCCGGGGCACTAGCCGCCGGCACCGGCAGGCGGCCGGGCGGGACCGCGGAGCCGGCCGGCACACGGACACACCTTGAGGGGTGACCTCGCGAGAGGTCACCCCTCAAGTCTGTTCGCGTACACGGGTGTTTCCCGTTCCCGTCCCCGCCCTCGTCCCGTATGCGGCCCAGGCCCGGACCGGCCCCGGCCCCCTGGCGCCCCCGCGGACGCAGGGCCTCGGCCGGGCACGGCCCGTCTCCCGGCCGGCTTCGGGTCGGCTTCGGGCCGCCTCCGGGCTCAGCCCCGCTGCCGGGTGGGGACGCGCCGGGAGACCCGCAGCACAGCCGTGGCCCAGGCGGTGTTCCACCGCTCGGTCAGCGCCCACCAGCGGCGTGAGCAGGCCCACACCACCCGCACCGCCGAGCGCGGCGCGAACAGGGCCTTCAGCCGCGTTCCCCGCCCGGCAGCGGCATGCAGGGCCGCCCGCACGCGCCGTACGTCGTCGGCGAGCCCCGGCGCCGGACGCGGTACCGGCGCGTAGAGCACCTGCTCGACGGCCCCGGCCACCCGGCGCACCGATTCCGCCGCGGGCTCCTCCAGTCCGCCGGCCGCCACGATCCGCTCGGCGGCCCGGCGGGGGGTCTGCGAGTCGTCGGGCGGGAAGCCGTGGTCCCAGGCCGAGTCGATCAGCTCCCGCCAGGCGGCGAGGACCTCCTCGGCCGGGTCACGCGGCTCCTTGCCCGCTCCGCCGAGCCGGCGTCCGCGCACCCGGGTCCGCCACACCAGCGGCAGCAGGGGAAGTCCCAGCAGCAGGACGGCCGCCGCGGTGGACAGCAGGATCGTGCGCAGCGGCAGTCCGCCACCGGTGGCGCCGCTCCCGGCGTCGGCCGGGGGCACCTGGCACTCACCGAGGAAACGCTGGTCCGCCGGGCAGTCCTCCCGGTCGGAGGGGGTGGCCGACGGCTCCGAGGACTCGACGGGCTCCGGCTCGTCCGGGACCGTGGTGCCGCTCTCCGGGACGTCCGGCACGGTGTAGTCGGGGACCGTTCCCCGGGAGGGCGTCGGCTCGAAGCGGACCCAGCCGATGTTCTCGAAGTACAGCTCGGGCCAGGCGTGCGCGTCGCGGAGGCCGACGGACATGGTGCCGTTCGCGCTCGCCGTTCCCGGGGTGAAACCGACCGCCACCCGCGCCGGGATGTCCAGGGTCCGTGCCATGGCGGCCATGGAGAACGAGAAATGGACGCAGAAGCCCTCCTTCTGCTCCAGGAAGTTGGCGATGGCCTCGCTGCCGCTCCCGGCCTCCACCTGGGTGTCGTAGACGAAGCCGCCCTCGGAGGCGAACCAGTCCTGCAGCCGCACCGCCTTCTCGTACGCGCCGCTCGCGCCCTCGGTCACGTCCCGCGCCGTGCGGGCCACCACCGGGGGCAGCGAGTCCGGCACCTCGGTGTACTCGCGCAGCAGATCGGCGGGGGGCGGGCCGGCCGCGGCGAGCTGGGCTGCCGTCGGCTGCACCAGCAGGCTCGACACCCGGTACTCCGCCCCCCGGGTCGTCTGCCGGCGGTTGCCGACCAGGGTGCGGCCCTCCGGCTCGAAGCTCCAGCGCCCGCCGATCTCCACCCGGGTGGCCGGGTACGGCATCGGAAGCCAGCTCTGCCGGTAGGAGTCGGACGCCGAGACGGAGGTGTCGATCCTGGCCGTCGCCACCTCGGGGCTCAGCCCGGGGGGCGG from the Streptomyces xinghaiensis S187 genome contains:
- a CDS encoding transglutaminase TgpA family protein, yielding MSGRGRLAVSAALATLLAACSLLPLVKEAGWLPQAAFLLAAVSGAGALARRAPLPRPLTALAQLLVALLLLTWSFARGQALAGLLPGPDAFREFALLLSEGAQDIGEYSIPAPVTPGIRLMLVGGVLAIGLLVDVLAVTYRAAAPAGLPLLALYSVAAGLDQGGSRWLWFLLAAVGYLLLLLAEGRDRLSQWGRVFSGAPPAPSRLGAGLEPAGGGRAAAPLRTGRRIGAVTLGIAMLLPAVMPSLGDGLLDGQRGTAGSGPGAGTITTVNPLVSLQNSLNQPENREVLSYRTNAENTRDLYLRIVALDQFDGSSWKSSERPIRPVPDELPPPPGLSPEVATARIDTSVSASDSYRQSWLPMPYPATRVEIGGRWSFEPEGRTLVGNRRQTTRGAEYRVSSLLVQPTAAQLAAAGPPPADLLREYTEVPDSLPPVVARTARDVTEGASGAYEKAVRLQDWFASEGGFVYDTQVEAGSGSEAIANFLEQKEGFCVHFSFSMAAMARTLDIPARVAVGFTPGTASANGTMSVGLRDAHAWPELYFENIGWVRFEPTPSRGTVPDYTVPDVPESGTTVPDEPEPVESSEPSATPSDREDCPADQRFLGECQVPPADAGSGATGGGLPLRTILLSTAAAVLLLGLPLLPLVWRTRVRGRRLGGAGKEPRDPAEEVLAAWRELIDSAWDHGFPPDDSQTPRRAAERIVAAGGLEEPAAESVRRVAGAVEQVLYAPVPRPAPGLADDVRRVRAALHAAAGRGTRLKALFAPRSAVRVVWACSRRWWALTERWNTAWATAVLRVSRRVPTRQRG